The region GCTCCGGGAACTTGCGACGGTGACGGGACGGTCGAGGTTCCGCCAGTACTTCTCGGTCGAGGAAGCCGAACGGCTGATCACCGACCTATGGGATCTCGCCCTGCGGGTCGACGACGCTGACGACACCCCGACGGTGACGAGGGATCGCGACGACGACTACCTGATCGCACTTGCCCGTACGTCAGCGGCCGACGTGCTGGTCACCGGCGACCGCGACCTCCTGGACCTGCAGCTAGCCGATGTCGAAATGCTCGCTCCCCGCGAGTTCGTCGAACGGCTGGACACGGGTGAGGTCGCGACCGAGGAGTGACCGCCGCCGGGGCTGCTGGACCAAGGCTGTTGGAACGAAGGAGCTGAGCGAGTGGGATCAAGGGCTCGACGGGCGCCGATCTTGGGCCCGAGTGGTGGACGGAGCACGCGGGTGTGGAATGGTCGCACTGGGATCGCTGGTACTGCGTGGCCTGCGTCGAGGAGTTCGCGGGCGACTGGGATGCGCTGGCCGAGCGGCTGGCCGACCGGTCGGGACTGCTGCACTCGGGCCCGGACGCGGAAGCCAACTTCAGCCACCTCGACGACGTCGTGTCGCGGCTCGACGCCGCGGGGCTTGACGCGAGCGAAGTCATGGAGCCTGAGCCGTTCGGACACGAAGGTCCGGTCCCGGGCGCGACGCAACGTCCTCGACCAGGGCTGGGTGGTCGCGACTACACCGAGGCGGTGATCAACACCCCACGCAGGCGGTTGCGCCGTCGGGCCCTGCGGGGCGCCTGGCAGGCGTTCCCCCTCGACCCGGCGGGGCCGTTCGAGCTGCTTGCCGCGGCGTGGGAGGACCGCGATCACGTCTCCGATCAGGCCACACCGTCCGCGGCTAGTGATGCTGGACCAATGCTGAGCTGATGCTGCCGCCTATGCCGCGTGGTACATCTCGTGGGACATCTCGTAACACGCCTATGCTGACGCCGTTTCCACGGCTTGACGCCCGGGCAAGGAGGTTCCGACCGTGGCGAGAAGCCACCGATCGGTCCCGGTCGACACGCAAGCTGCTGGCGCAGCTCGAGGAGCTCGCCAGGCAGCGCGCAGTTCCCGTGACGTTCGCCGAGGAGGTCGACGCCCGGCTACGGCTGCTGATCCAGCACGCCAGCGAGGACCGGGTGCGGCGCTCGGCCACGCCGCCGCCGACCAGCAACGCGCCCAGCAGACCTACCGCCGGCTGCTCGGCGATCAGAGCCGGTGAGCGCTGGCCAGATCTGGCGACGCCCGGATGGGCTCCGGTGGGTCGAGATCTAGGCCCTCCCCGTGGAGGCGTCCGGATGGCGGCTGATGGTTCCACTATCGGGCGCGACGACGCCCCCGACGCACC is a window of Actinomycetota bacterium DNA encoding:
- a CDS encoding putative toxin-antitoxin system toxin component, PIN family, with protein sequence MTRAVVDANVFISALISPGGIAARLVQHTANRDFELVMSPRLLRELATVTGRSRFRQYFSVEEAERLITDLWDLALRVDDADDTPTVTRDRDDDYLIALARTSAADVLVTGDRDLLDLQLADVEMLAPREFVERLDTGEVATEE